ttgtaaaaaaatttcAGCGATATTTTTTGAGGTTTTGTCGTTTTCttttaagtgatttttttaaatgtttttgtcgattttttccCCCGTGCGTTTTTCAAACttcttccaacatttttgtcacttttttttccaacgttctttttgtcactttttttcaaatgctataaaattaaataaaacacccaaattcaataaaagtagtgaactgatcatttatttgaaCTGTGAAGAGCAGGGGTGTAGCACAAAAtactgggccctgtagaaaggcattttctatgggcccctccccgcatccacagctattcattctagcatcttttggggccctcctcacatgagggccctgggtactcagtccccccccccccaatttgggttcacaatacattttggcccgcctagttgtgcgccacaccaaaaacacaggaaagtgttttttttaaactgcaattacctacATTCAGCACCAGGACTTCTTTTGATATTTGCAAGTAAGACATTGTGTTACAAAGGATACTACTATCCCTCAGTGTCAAATTATTACACGTGTAGAGAGACAGCTCTTTCTACAGAAATCTGGTAAGTCTATCAGTTTATTCTATAATATCCTTAAGGGATATAACACCACAAACACTTATTTCCTGAAAGGCTTATGGGAAAAAGAACTTTATGTTAATATAACAGATGGTGACTGGAGCGATGCTTGGAAAAGTGCAGAAACGCTGTGTGTTTGTAACTGAGTGAGAGCCATGCAACTGAAGCTCCTGCACAGGGCCCATATATCTCCCTCTCAACGCCATACATTCATCTCTAATTCATCTCCACTGTGCCCCAAGTGTAAAATAGAAACTGGTAGTCTTACACATTGTTTGTGGTATTGTCAAAAAGTGCAGCGGTTCTGGCAGGTCATTGGGCAGGAAATCGATAAGATTCTATCTACTAATAGAAATAATAATCCCTTATGTCTGTTACTTGGCATATCTGATTTGTCCATTACTGATACAATTAGAAGAAAACTTCATCAAACACTTGCTTTCTGTGCCAGGAAGTGTATTCTCTTAAATTGGATAACGGATAAAGCTCCATCCAAGGTTCAATGGCAAAGGGTGACTCTTGAATATGTTGCTTTGGACTACATGACGTGTAAACTACACAGCAAAGATGATGTGTTTCGAAAAAGATGGGATCCCTTTTTGTCATATGTCGGTTTAAATATCTCTACCATTCTTGCAAGATGGTGTTTATCATAGCTCTGCCTTGTAAATGACGTCCCAGCATTTAATTAACATTatctctgtgtacctgtctttGGCTATATGAATGCATTATGCTCGGCAATGTACAGTtggtttattttacttttattttacttgattATTTTATTGGTATAGGATGACTCCTGAATCTCTCGCCTGTATAAATTTTATGAATTTAAATGTCTGTGTGAGCCGAATGTATGTTTATGTTGTATGCAGGTTATGTTTGtttctgtcatatttgaaaatttaataaacatttatgaaaaaaaaaaaaactgcaattacctgagaTTCTAAGCAGAATTTCTGAGTCTGAGACTcggaaattcccccagaagcagcagagagagttttaatattcaggctgtgaaacaggttgttgtttataaaaaaaaaaaaaaaaaaaaaaaaaaaaaaggatcattgttttgcttgatttactAAAttctaaggaactcttttgatgacttttctAGGGCtccatgtcaacaaaaatgcgacaaaaagcgtacaaaaatgtcggaaaaagcaacaaatttacaaaaaggtgacaaatgtctgagaaagccacaaaaacgtcACAACACATAcgacaaaaatgaggaaaagagctaccaaaatgtttttaaaaagtgacatgcagtaacaaaagcacgtcaataacaTGATTGACAGCCCTGCTGTAAGTGTAGCGGTAAACCAATGAGTGTGCTTTAGCTCCGCCGTGTGGCTCTCTAATGTTGTTACATTACAAAGACGCCGCCCACTTTAAACTAAaccgcacacaaacacatccaaaaacattttaatatcatAAAACGGGAGAAAACTGAATTTTGAGTTTGGTTATCAGCACTTTTGCAAATATTTTTCTCaacactttataaaaaaaaatactcatatTATTATCCGGCAGTGAAATAATGCAATCTTATCAGTTTGGAAAATAGCgctatgtgtgtttgttcaaatgtaaatatataaaaaaatatataggcctgtataatattaaatagaaaatatatttgTGGATATTATTTTCggtgtaggcctatataataGTTAATGGAGAACGTATAGGCTGTATTTTGGATACGTTGAAGGTTTCAGTCGGATTGTTTTGTGCGCGAACAGGAAGAAAATGCACTTCCagttgactaaaaaaaaaaaaaaaagaaaagaagaagaagctaaAACCAGATAAGTGGGAGTGTAAACACACGCTGCTAGGACTGAAGGGAGTTTGGCAGCGAGTGATTAAAGCTGCTGGTCAACCCGTCACGTATTACACGTAGCGGACTGGAAACGAGGAAATAGGGAGTGAGACTTGGCATCGGTTCGCCGCCTTTCACTGCCCCCCCCCCGCGCCCACCCCCGCATATTCCTCTGATAAACTCCAGGAGGTAAGCTAATTATCCAGGGCGTGTGGTGTAGTTTTTAGACGGACTTCGTTATGATGAAGGAGAAGCTGCTGCcgctcgtcctcctcctcctcctctccgtgTCCGGCTGTGCGGACAGCAGGTGCTTCTGTCAGGTCAGCGACCGCCGCTCACACACAATATTATCACATATTTGATATTCGGCATATTTAATACTCTGCGTGTAGTTTCCGTTGTAATGTGACTGTCTACCCTCTTCAATAGGCCTACCTGTGTTTAAGACACCCACCTACTAGAGCAATTAAGTATCCGAACCTGTGTTATAAACAacacatgtaggcctatgtggTCAATTATACACGCCTTTATTAATGGTGGTGAAaagtaattaagtacatttactcaagtgctgtaggcctactttatttattttttaatttgtattttattagtgtTCAGAATCTCACATAGGTACACCTATTTCAGTTGTTCAGATTCTATGACAAACCATGTACTTATTCTTTTACTGATTCAAGTGTTCAGATTAGAAGATGAGATAAACAAACAGGCATACACATGAACCAACAAGAATAACACCATAATAACagaactataaataaaatagggAGAAATCATTTTCAGTAAATCAGGCCATTTATCGGAGACATAGGCTAGTTGTACCACTTCTGCCAGTGTTCAGGAAATGTTTCCATTCTTCGGTTGACATGAGCTGTAATCTGCTCCGTTCTGTAGATTTCTGTTACAATATCTCTCCATGAAGTAATAGTTGGACACTCTGGCAGTAGCCATTTCCTGGTGATAGTCTTCTTACTGGCAACCAGCATTGCATTTGTCAAGTGTTTGTCCCCTTTTCATCTGTAggcctacttaagtaaaaagttgAGGtactgtactttacttgagtattttaatttttaggCATTTGTGTCATCATTTCCCTTCTACTTGCTTTCCATTttagaggcaaatattgtacctTTTACTTCCCTacttatctgacagctttataTCTTTACAAAttaatgtttgcacacaaaaaatgtcGATTAGTTGATCTATATATTATTggttggtctataaaatgtccagaaaatgtcgatcagtgtttccagaagcccaagatgacgtcctcaaacatctcgttttgtccacaactcacagatattcagtttactgtcacagaggagtcaAGAAACTACAACATAGTCACATTTAAGTAGCTGGAATCAgatcatttttagtttttatagactatatataaaaaatgactcaaaccgactaaaagattatcaaaatagttggtaaTTAATTCCATTGTTGGCCACAAATCGACTTACTGATAAATCTGAAAGAAATGCTCAGTAGATGAGAAGTCgtgcgtgtgtttttgtgtctggcGAAGGTCACGGGAGACCTGGACGACTGCACCTGTGATGTGGAGACCATCGATGGCTTCAACAACGACCAGCTCTTCTCCAAACTTCAAACTCTTCTGGAGTCTGACTATTTCAGGTTCTACAAGGTGAGGCGACCCGATGGAtaaaactgacacacagacacagacacacacgtaacGTAATAGTAGCAATGATTAACAACACCTAATTAACGAAGACTCAAAGTATATAACAATAGGCCTAACTAATAACGCAAAATGATGCATCATGAACGTATACATTTGTACAATGGATGAAGGAGAGTGATGCCACTCAGCTTCAGTTATCAGACCGTAAGTTTATCTTAAATGACAGCATTTAAACTGAACTTTCATTTGGACACCACCctcattttacaaaaaaacaggGGGAACTGTAATTAtgaattaatcaatcatttaagtGTCCACAGCCAGATATTTCTGcatcatgacacacacacacacacacacacacacacacacacacacacacacacacacacacacacacacagggataagGAAGgtaagaaggaaggaagggggtGGATACTAGAGTCAGACTGGAAAGTTCACTGGTGTCAACTGGAGGGTgagaaaatagagagagagagagaaagaagattGCAAAATAAACAAGACGGGACAATAATACGTGCAATGTTTGGATCGGGTGCTCCGCAGGTGAACCTGAATAAGGCGTGTCCGTTCTGGACGGTCCGCAGCCACTGTGGTCTGAAGGACTGCGCTGTGCAGCCGTGCTCTCCTGTGagttcctcctctcttctcctctcgtCTACCTTGCCGTTAACAAACCACTCACCTGTATTCACATCAGACTCACTAAAGATTCTGTGTGCCCACAGAACGAAGTGCCAGAGGGGATCAGATCCTCCTCCCACAATAAGGTGAGTAAGGCAGGGTCAGCTGATCAGGAGTCCCCAGTGTGGAATCTCTTTGAGTTctatggtcattttttttttttatttaaagtgctcatattctgctttttggcttttcccctttattgtgttctatgtcttttttgtgcacgttctttctttattctttattcattcattcattcacgaTACCACTTcaaacattacaataatacaaCTGGGGTACAAGATCAATTGGGTAGAGTGAATGGGTCCCCCAAAGCAGCTAGAAAAGCTGATAGATGGGGGCCCATGATTCAAGAAAGGGTAGTGGTACAGACTATAGAATACACAATTACCACAAATGATGATGAGTAGATGCACGCGAAAGGCGCACCAGTACATACataacattacatacacatacacgttataagtttacaaagtgaaaaagcccaaagtccccccccaaagggacgtaccatctccaacagaaaacactgttcaccaactgctccaaacagctctattgtagtccagcctttacttcagagacaaacgtggtcactttgtaacacacgttataatgctcgcctagctgctagcatggcacgccctcatactctgcttctgaatggctagtagtccttacctagctactgcacatgtgcgacacaaagatggaacagaagtgagatgcctcactctgtagctaaaacagagagctaaaaccatgtaaacctattctgatataacctctaaatacgatcatgaacctgaaaatgagcataatatgagcactttaaatcatACAGGCCAGAGGACTTTCATCTTGTCAGGCCTTATCCtgaaaatgtactgtaatgtaccgCTGATCCAGACTAATCTGAGAAATGCAGGAAATAGAGAAATGAAGCAGAGTTCATCACCGTCTCCCCCTCACACAGAGTTTTTACCATCAAGCAACCACTCATTTCCAGTACAGTGCCTATTAGTAAGCCCTAAATCCCCTAAATGTTTAAACCAGATTTTGGCaatgtaattaaataaattactaaTTATGGGGATTTCAAAAGCTTTAGGGATTTATAGGAGGTGATAATATAACGggattataaaaaataaatagatttttttggcCAACTCTAACACATTTTGGGATAATAAATAAGTAATTCTGAGTAAACTGTAAGAGATTTAGGGGTTAAGAGGCAGTatgaaaaattacatttgaagAAGTAAActctggaggtgtgtgtgtgtgtgtgtgtgtgtgtgtgtgtgtgtgtgtgtgtgtgtgtgtgtgtgtgtgtgtgtgtgtgtgtgtgtgtgtgtgtgtgtgtgtgtgtgtgtgtgtgtgtgtgtgtgtgtgtgcagtattcAGCAGAATTAAACGAGCAGCCGGTTGAGTGTGAGCAAGCAGGGCATCTCGGAGCTGTAGATGTTTCTTTAAGGTGAGTCTCAATAAGATCACTGTTAATCATTAAATACTAACTATATACTAATACTTACTACTTGAAAAATTTGGAGTCATATTAGGTTTATgtctaatataaaaaaaaataaaaataattgagcCAAACGGGCAAAGTTTGAACCAACGGACTTCTCTGTTTTCATTTCCAGCGACGAGACCAGAGAGGCTCTGCTCAACTGGAGCAGACACGACGACGAGGCCGAGCGCTTCTGCGTGGTCGAtggtacttttcttttttttttaagattatttttatgagcattttaggccttcatgtctgacaggacagctgaagacatgaaatgggagagagaggggggggatgattgattgatttttattgatcccaaaaaaaacattcagcaataactatcagacacacatcacacatacagaatatacatgaagtaaaagaatacaatatacattaaataataataataatgacatgcggcaaagggccgcaggtcggattcgaacccgggcccgctgtgCCGAGGAgtacacctctatatatgggcgcccgctctaccaactaaGCTACCCGGGCGCCCGGTCGACGGTACTTTTCAATCAGCTGAGCAAAAAAACGGATgaacaaagataaacaaactTTTGTGTATTTGATTCAGTGCACACTAGATGTAAGactgctcgattatgggaaaaaaaaatcctatccatccatctttgtccgcttatccagGGTCAGGTTGTCCCCATAAAatcataatcatgattattttgtTCAGTGTTGAAATCCCGATTACTTAACACAATTGCTTGTTGttttctggaaagatgttgcaattattgcaCTGaaacaacagtgaaaacaccttgaactgtgaaatttctgttaagaaagacattttttttttattcagaacacaagataagataagagtttttgtgatcattagaAGCTAAGAAGTCGTGCGTTACTATCTGATCTTGGTTTATTTTATAGTTTATTTTTCAGGGACAATATCTAACATTATCACAACAAGATGTAAAAGATgcaaggtgtttattattatatcattatacGTGGATTATTATAACGCTACACAAGTGTCTTCCAGTGTGTAAATATTCCTCCAGCTTGTTCTTTAGTTTTGTTTGGTTGGGATCACATTTGGCTGAAAAAATAAGTCGTTGTTGTGAGTTCTAGCTgactgtgttgttgtttcccagATGAGGAGTCACCGGACTCCCAGTACGTGGACCTGCTGCTGAACCCGGAGCGCTTCACGGCCTACAGAGGACCAGAGGCCTGGCAGATCTGGAACAGCATCTACGAGGAGAACTGCTTCAAGTAAACGCTCGCATTATAAAACAATTACAGCGCAGATCAGAGGGTGATCTTCAgatattttgttgcttttcagATGGCAGTTTCATCCCCAGATGTGTTGATGtcgaatgtttgtgataaactgatgtgttgagaaaattacacacacacactatgctggTGAGCCAGCAGCACAcgaacatgcaaaagattacaaataaaaatattagggtgcaaatcctccatcataatagcaatgcaccaaggtactaacgcgcctggcttttaaagggaatgggagatgacactgattggtttattgcatgttacgcccaaaacacacctatgaattaatgaagacactaagtacaacccttttgaaccatgcgcccggcgcgaggacccttttttccgccgtcaaactagcaaaagtggatttggacacgccctaaacgcacctgtgcCACCTCACGCCGTGTGATttgatcgttaaaatagggcccagagTCTTTAAAAAcctcttggatcagctggaaaatgcatcgtcacaaagctgaaaataGACATTTTTAGACACTTTTTAGAGATAggtggttctcacaggacagcgatgctacaaacatatgatgatcttatagacCATGATGCAtcgctgtagattaaactacccagcagtatataaaggagttaaaatgagcacaaccttaaacatctacagcagggAAATGCAGCATAaacattaatgcagcaggaaAATGAATCCAGAAACATAAGATAGAAGAGGGAACACTACTGCATTATACATACCTTTACTTGTCATACTTAAGCAGGTATGACTGTAAAACTGTGTTGGTTGAGCGAGCTAGAGCATAAATGATCAGAGGCAGCGCCGTAAAAAGCACTAATCAGGGCAATAAAAGTCTCTTTTCTCAATTTCTCTCAGAGATTATGTTCTAAACCCAAATAAATACACCCGCCCCCAAGGGGTCGCCTTGTCATATTATGAGTGAATGCAGAGCTTCAtgctgtctgtttctgtctgtctgggtcAGCTGTACACCCTGCACACTGTTACAGTATTGGCTCggggttacacacacagggcccAAAGGCTCTTTGTTACCGCCCAGAAACATCCTGAACACAgcgaaataaaaagaaaagacagaaacctGTCAAGGGACAGACACCACCACACCAGTGGTGATTTTAGAGCCTTTTTATGGGGGGCTCAAGACTCCCTAagtttcatctcagcccccctaaaaattataataataaaaaacaattttagtgcttcaagttagagtttgcaaacgtgtctgttagtgacagaggacaattcatagaaacaggtttaatatcctgtcgCTAGTgccaatgctatgcacctgtaagtTTTATTtcgtatttatttattgtttacattaTCAATTCTTTTGATTCTGGTAGTCCATAAAGGgacttttgtagttttttcatatgttcaatattttgcatttatcctctgttataaaaataaatgcataataTTCAAATGTTAAGcagtgaaattactgatttagcaggggggggttaacacttttgcaaggcactgtacccGTGTCACattttcattaggggctgagcccccctaaaggtctgatcctagaatcgcccctgcaacacacacttctagtgggtcATAAGTGGTGAGTTAGAGGGATTACTTTAGTATTATTTAGTAGTCTATACATGGAAATTTGAGGAGAGCACTGCATAGCATACCTTTTTTCAGAAGCCCCGTACACTATTGCTTAAATGTCCAATCTGAGAAAAGTAAGAGGCAGAGTTCATCGTTCTGTCCCTTTACTTCCCCCTCACAGACCGTACACCATCAAGCGACCACTAATTCCTAACTTGTTCCACAGCAGCTCAGGAAGCGAAGGTAAGAGGTTACATCTCACAGCTATTCACTTCATTTGGACTGTCAGTTTGGTTCTCCGTGTGTCTGACCACAACATTGTGTTCATTTATTTGCAGCAAAGACCTTCTACAGCTGGCTGGAAGGTGAGCTGACGTTTCACTTGAAGAGAGAAAAAGTTGTTCTTTTGTCCAGTTTTTTCTTAAACTCTCTTCTCTGCACGTTTGTCTTTGTCTTCAGGTCAGTGTGTAGAGAAGAGGGCTTTCTACCGGCTTATCTCCGGCCTCCATGCCAGCATCAACATACACCTGAGCGCCAGATACCTCTTGGATGGTGAGACATTCGCACAAACCCTCACTGGCTCGTTCAGTCAtttggttagcttagctttccaaagtggaaaaaaaacattgtgtatCTTGTTTCTTTAGTGCAGAAacaaacagacatttaaaaatgacacaatTGTGTCCCCCTACCTTTTTAAAGAACTCCACATCGTGACTTTCCGGGAACGTTCTGAAAACGTTAACAGAAGACATCCTTGACGCCAGCGGGGACGTTCTCAGAACGTTCTGGGAACGTAAAATATCTAGCTGGAAAGTTACATGCTGAAATTAAGCAAACTAAATATATCATTgtcattagtgagctttagagttgGGGGACTTAGTTACCTTTGgaaagagccaggctagctgtttcctactgtttccagtctttgtgctaagctaagctagccgGCCTGCTGGCGGTAGCTTCATATTGGTATCAATGCCCTCAAATAAAGCTCagcaaaaaaatgtataagcgcatttcccaaaatgtcaaaccttTCCTTTAAACGCACAATGTGTAATTCTCTGCAACTAGGGGTCTCTCagtcaaaacaataacaaaagacaCAGTTTGGTGACATCTTGAAGTAACGCGGGATCATGGGAGTTGTTGTCTTCACCACCGTTGCCGTCATCGCAGTCAGCTTCTCCCAGTTAGGATATCCTTCAGTGTTCATGGTTCAGGAGGTTTTTACCAGGAGCGGAATTATCCGCAGAGGTCTCCTCCTCTCCAAAACAAATGGACCCGGTGATTTAAACTGgtaaaaacactgaataaagCACTTTTCATGCTAGAAGTCTAGCGTTTCTCCAACG
This sequence is a window from Perca flavescens isolate YP-PL-M2 chromosome 1, PFLA_1.0, whole genome shotgun sequence. Protein-coding genes within it:
- the ero1a gene encoding ERO1-like protein alpha, which produces MMKEKLLPLVLLLLLSVSGCADSRCFCQVTGDLDDCTCDVETIDGFNNDQLFSKLQTLLESDYFRFYKVNLNKACPFWTVRSHCGLKDCAVQPCSPNEVPEGIRSSSHNKYSAELNEQPVECEQAGHLGAVDVSLSDETREALLNWSRHDDEAERFCVVDDEESPDSQYVDLLLNPERFTAYRGPEAWQIWNSIYEENCFKPYTIKRPLIPNLFHSSSGSEAKTFYSWLEGQCVEKRAFYRLISGLHASINIHLSARYLLDDSWFQKKWGHNVSEFRQRFDSELTAGEGPKRLRNLYFLFLIELRALAKALPVFQQPSFRLYTGRPEEDRRHKELLLHILQLARSFPLHFDETSLFAGDEKEAAKLKEDIRLAFLNISRIMDCVGCFKCRLWGKLQTQGLGTALKILFSERQIEALPTSSSKRPSFQLSRQEISSLLNAFGRISTSIRELKNFRSLLAEER